One window of the Corynebacterium glutamicum ATCC 13032 genome contains the following:
- a CDS encoding ArsR/SmtB family transcription factor, with protein sequence MDKFFPTDQNDRDALFQRLEAIEAVIARHEALFAKEGHSINDSPETTDGAIHFSGQFENASGSISYSWSRPPHHLLEEAWDSSFTRLAALAHPQRGLILKQLLNDPCSVSTLCQLGVTSSTGTAYHHLNELESAGWVRKGRGGVYEVPTERIIPLLTIISASENH encoded by the coding sequence ATGGACAAATTTTTCCCCACTGATCAGAATGACCGCGATGCTCTATTTCAGAGACTCGAAGCCATAGAGGCAGTGATCGCTCGGCACGAGGCACTGTTTGCAAAAGAAGGCCACTCAATCAACGACTCCCCTGAAACTACGGACGGAGCGATTCATTTCTCCGGACAGTTTGAAAACGCTTCAGGTTCCATCTCCTATTCATGGTCGCGACCCCCACATCATCTCCTCGAAGAAGCCTGGGATTCGTCATTCACCCGACTCGCAGCATTGGCCCACCCTCAACGGGGTCTGATTCTGAAACAGTTACTTAATGACCCCTGCTCGGTCTCTACCCTTTGTCAGCTCGGAGTGACATCCTCTACCGGCACCGCCTACCACCATCTCAATGAACTTGAATCTGCCGGCTGGGTAAGAAAAGGTCGTGGCGGCGTTTATGAAGTCCCCACTGAGCGGATCATCCCGCTACTAACCATCATTTCTGCCAGTGAGAATCACTAA
- a CDS encoding helix-turn-helix transcriptional regulator, which translates to MKPKIIDAESGRELWTAIECAEFSGTARGTFTSYAGRGRAPKPVAKLHGLTLWDSQTIEEWVDDRAAGNKGLINSEETVAVAN; encoded by the coding sequence ATGAAGCCAAAAATTATCGATGCCGAATCGGGCAGAGAGCTCTGGACTGCAATTGAATGTGCAGAGTTCTCCGGTACTGCTCGAGGTACTTTCACTAGCTACGCAGGTCGAGGACGTGCTCCAAAGCCAGTTGCAAAGCTCCATGGGCTCACTTTGTGGGACTCCCAAACCATTGAGGAATGGGTCGACGACCGCGCTGCAGGAAACAAGGGATTAATTAATTCCGAAGAGACTGTCGCAGTCGCCAACTAA
- a CDS encoding ribose-5-phosphate isomerase, whose translation MRVYLGADHAGFETKNAIAEHLKAHGHEVIDCGAHTYDAEDDYPAFCIEAASRTVNDPGSLGIVLGGSGNGEQIAANKVKGARCALAWSVETARLAREHNNANLIGIGGRMHSEEEALAIVDAFLEQEWSNAERHQRRIDILADYERTGIAPVVPNE comes from the coding sequence ATGCGCGTATACCTTGGAGCAGACCACGCTGGTTTCGAAACTAAAAATGCAATCGCAGAACACCTTAAGGCCCACGGCCACGAAGTGATCGACTGCGGAGCCCACACCTATGATGCAGAAGATGACTACCCAGCCTTCTGCATCGAAGCAGCTAGCCGCACAGTAAACGACCCAGGCTCACTCGGCATCGTCCTGGGTGGATCCGGAAACGGCGAGCAGATCGCCGCCAACAAGGTCAAGGGTGCACGTTGTGCACTTGCTTGGTCTGTTGAAACTGCACGCCTCGCCCGCGAGCACAACAATGCGAACCTCATCGGCATCGGCGGCCGCATGCACTCAGAGGAAGAGGCATTGGCAATTGTCGACGCCTTCCTCGAGCAGGAATGGAGCAACGCCGAGCGCCACCAGCGTCGTATCGACATCCTCGCTGATTACGAGCGCACTGGAATCGCACCTGTCGTTCCTAACGAATAA
- a CDS encoding phytoene/squalene synthase family protein — protein sequence MSSKATATVIAHYSSSFTLASKLLSPKIRRDIEALYAMVRVADEVVDGAAAAAGCAPDAVAEILDNYERQVLLSLSVPFHTDPVIHAFGNTARKCGFEQAHIVAFFDSMRRDLSQTSYDPTQLDEYIYGSAEVIGLMCLKIFLQDSTASPQDRATMEHGARRLGAAFQKVNFLRDLAEDREGLGRSYLPVFTEEMRDEIVTDIREDLDAARLSIPLLPFGARTGVRAATDLYGCLVDNLESASLEDLKNGRIRVPSMKKASLATKAMWKEVFQK from the coding sequence ATGAGCTCAAAGGCGACGGCCACGGTAATCGCCCATTATTCCTCCAGTTTTACTCTGGCATCGAAGCTGTTGTCGCCGAAAATTCGTCGCGATATTGAGGCATTGTACGCAATGGTGCGAGTGGCCGATGAGGTTGTGGACGGCGCTGCTGCTGCCGCGGGGTGTGCGCCGGACGCCGTTGCGGAGATTTTGGACAATTACGAACGCCAGGTTCTGCTCAGTTTGTCCGTTCCTTTTCATACCGATCCAGTGATCCATGCGTTTGGCAATACCGCCCGCAAATGTGGTTTTGAGCAGGCTCACATCGTGGCGTTTTTTGATTCCATGCGCCGCGATCTCTCCCAAACCTCCTATGATCCGACTCAGTTGGATGAGTACATTTACGGCTCCGCTGAGGTCATCGGGTTGATGTGTTTGAAAATTTTCCTCCAAGATTCCACTGCCAGCCCGCAGGATCGGGCCACGATGGAACACGGCGCCAGGCGTTTGGGTGCGGCATTTCAAAAGGTAAATTTCCTGCGAGATCTAGCTGAAGACCGCGAAGGCCTAGGCCGTTCTTATTTGCCGGTATTCACCGAAGAAATGCGCGATGAGATCGTTACTGATATCCGAGAGGATTTGGATGCCGCCCGGCTGAGCATTCCGCTGCTGCCATTTGGCGCGCGAACCGGTGTGCGCGCCGCGACCGATCTCTACGGTTGCCTCGTGGACAACCTGGAATCCGCGTCCCTCGAAGACTTAAAAAACGGGCGGATTCGGGTGCCGTCTATGAAAAAAGCCAGCCTGGCAACCAAAGCAATGTGGAAAGAAGTGTTTCAAAAATGA
- a CDS encoding type I restriction enzyme HsdR N-terminal domain-containing protein, giving the protein MSIEQAITSLSARVRELKPIIETEEATKTALIIPFISNVLGYDVTDPREVIPEYTADVGVKKGEKVDFAIKTGDDFHFLIECKKVGSPLSLDHANQLVRYFNVTDTEFAILTNGEIYQFYGQLDAANRMDAKPFMTLDLNNIDARQFPHLEMCTRKHFNPQALAANAEELKYIAELKKVIANQFQEPDVEIVKMLAATVTTKRMTAQNLEFFTRLVNTASSQFLKDEVNRRLRSAQVFEDPVQTQGADAETPAEDEAVIEEVVSEIVTTEEEIHGHSIVRAICCSEVSAQEITMRDAKSYCAILFQDNNRKPIARFYFDRKIPRIGIFNAEGEQEHFDLESIEDIYNHADLLHSRVVALNA; this is encoded by the coding sequence ATGTCCATCGAGCAAGCAATCACTTCACTCTCCGCAAGAGTGCGGGAACTAAAGCCCATCATCGAGACTGAAGAAGCCACCAAAACCGCACTGATCATCCCCTTTATCAGCAACGTTCTCGGCTACGACGTCACTGATCCTCGTGAAGTCATTCCGGAATACACTGCTGATGTTGGCGTCAAAAAGGGTGAGAAGGTCGACTTCGCTATCAAAACCGGCGATGATTTCCACTTCCTCATCGAATGCAAAAAGGTCGGCTCCCCACTCAGCCTCGATCACGCTAACCAGCTCGTCCGCTATTTCAATGTCACAGACACCGAATTTGCCATTCTCACCAACGGCGAAATCTACCAATTCTATGGACAACTCGATGCAGCCAACCGCATGGATGCAAAACCATTCATGACCTTGGATTTGAACAATATTGATGCCCGTCAGTTCCCTCATTTGGAAATGTGTACCCGCAAGCATTTCAACCCACAAGCGCTAGCCGCCAACGCTGAAGAACTGAAGTACATTGCTGAATTGAAGAAAGTCATCGCGAATCAATTCCAAGAACCTGACGTAGAAATCGTCAAGATGCTTGCGGCGACAGTCACCACAAAGCGTATGACTGCACAAAATCTGGAATTCTTCACCCGCTTGGTTAATACTGCGTCTTCCCAGTTCCTCAAAGACGAGGTCAATCGTAGATTGCGCTCCGCCCAAGTCTTTGAGGATCCTGTCCAAACACAAGGTGCTGATGCAGAAACACCAGCAGAGGACGAAGCAGTAATCGAAGAAGTGGTTTCAGAAATCGTGACGACAGAAGAGGAAATCCACGGTCATTCAATTGTCCGTGCAATTTGCTGCTCAGAGGTATCGGCACAAGAAATCACCATGCGTGACGCAAAATCCTACTGCGCTATTCTCTTCCAAGACAACAACCGAAAGCCAATCGCCCGTTTCTACTTTGATCGCAAGATTCCACGCATCGGCATCTTCAATGCTGAAGGCGAGCAGGAACACTTTGATTTGGAATCCATCGAAGATATCTACAACCACGCTGATCTTCTGCATTCCCGCGTCGTAGCATTGAACGCTTAA
- a CDS encoding RDD family protein, with the protein MIDSPASIHRRIVATLADYSIALLIGGGIALAFGTSILNPLFSTVLTIAFWLSKSLLEAAFGTTPGKMLTHLHVNHDIHGERLSIYYSSARNAWILLEIIPLVGLVLFSFVAIFLVASCIRACNFMGLHDKFAHVNVLRKNEKHPLNCFKCN; encoded by the coding sequence ATGATCGATTCCCCCGCCTCTATCCATCGGCGAATCGTTGCAACCTTGGCCGATTACAGCATCGCGCTCCTCATTGGAGGAGGCATTGCTCTGGCTTTCGGAACTAGTATCCTCAACCCGCTCTTTTCAACTGTTCTCACGATTGCCTTTTGGCTTTCCAAATCTTTATTAGAAGCAGCCTTCGGAACTACACCAGGAAAAATGCTCACACACCTGCACGTCAACCACGACATACATGGTGAGCGCCTAAGCATCTACTACTCCTCAGCAAGAAACGCGTGGATCTTGTTGGAGATCATCCCACTTGTCGGCCTAGTACTATTCAGCTTTGTAGCCATTTTCCTCGTCGCTAGTTGCATTCGCGCTTGCAACTTCATGGGTTTACATGACAAATTTGCACATGTAAATGTCTTGCGGAAAAACGAAAAACACCCTCTCAACTGCTTTAAATGCAACTGA
- a CDS encoding DsbA family protein: MAQKVTFWFDTTCPFCWVTSRWIKEVEQVRDIEIQWVPMSLAVLNEGRDLPEDYKERMKAAWGPARVFAAVATDHADKLGDLYTAMGTRIHNDGRGPIEGSFNDVIAEALEEVGLDAALGEVADTTEWDDALRAFHQTAMDEVGNDVGTPVVKLGDTAFFGPVLTRIPRGEEAGEIFDASFKLASYPHFFEIKRSRTENPQFD; the protein is encoded by the coding sequence ATGGCTCAAAAAGTAACCTTCTGGTTCGATACCACCTGCCCATTCTGCTGGGTCACCTCCCGCTGGATTAAGGAAGTCGAACAAGTCCGCGATATTGAAATCCAGTGGGTTCCAATGAGCCTCGCTGTCCTAAACGAAGGCCGTGATCTCCCAGAGGATTACAAGGAGCGCATGAAGGCTGCATGGGGACCAGCACGCGTTTTCGCAGCTGTCGCCACCGACCATGCTGACAAGCTCGGCGACCTGTACACCGCAATGGGTACCCGCATCCACAACGACGGTCGCGGACCAATCGAAGGTTCCTTCAATGATGTCATCGCAGAGGCACTTGAAGAGGTCGGCCTAGACGCTGCACTTGGTGAAGTTGCAGACACCACCGAATGGGACGACGCACTTCGCGCATTCCACCAGACCGCAATGGACGAGGTCGGCAACGATGTCGGAACCCCAGTGGTCAAGCTCGGCGACACCGCTTTCTTCGGCCCAGTGCTCACCCGCATCCCACGCGGCGAGGAAGCAGGAGAGATCTTCGACGCTTCCTTCAAGCTCGCAAGCTATCCCCACTTCTTTGAAATCAAGCGCAGCCGCACTGAGAACCCACAGTTCGACTAA
- a CDS encoding DUF418 domain-containing protein, which produces MIPLGIIHQILQPGEALLPYAIVGLVILLPSSWLPRWAVAVLGEVSLVPAVVFGGGFLLIPSMFLIGSALVRYGVVDRAENAPRAMGVFFAVSAAIAIPTLIIQARDITSSGFSIVSTVAGLALGGVYISLVLLALHTPIRGALAAVFAPLGRMALTNYIGATILMLIGGLIVDLPHSTSWTATVLLAAGILIIQELLSALWLRHYTQGPLGYLWRWVTWGSRSPFLTRSAS; this is translated from the coding sequence TTGATACCGCTCGGCATCATCCACCAAATTCTCCAGCCGGGTGAAGCATTGTTGCCGTATGCAATAGTCGGCCTGGTCATTTTGCTGCCATCCTCCTGGTTGCCTCGTTGGGCTGTCGCAGTCCTTGGCGAAGTGTCGCTTGTGCCAGCGGTGGTTTTCGGTGGCGGGTTCCTGCTTATCCCCTCAATGTTCCTGATCGGTTCAGCGCTCGTTAGGTATGGAGTAGTCGATCGGGCAGAGAACGCACCGCGGGCTATGGGAGTCTTTTTCGCCGTAAGCGCAGCAATCGCTATACCTACGCTGATCATCCAGGCACGTGACATCACTTCTTCAGGCTTCTCGATCGTTTCCACAGTGGCGGGACTCGCGCTTGGCGGCGTCTACATTTCTTTAGTGTTGCTGGCCTTGCATACACCGATTCGCGGTGCACTCGCTGCAGTTTTCGCACCTTTAGGGCGTATGGCGCTAACCAACTACATTGGTGCAACGATCCTCATGCTCATTGGCGGGCTAATCGTGGATCTTCCACACAGCACATCATGGACAGCTACGGTGCTCCTAGCTGCGGGTATTCTCATTATTCAAGAGCTACTTTCTGCTTTATGGTTGCGCCACTACACACAGGGGCCACTTGGGTATCTATGGCGTTGGGTGACTTGGGGAAGCCGTTCCCCCTTCCTTACCCGTTCCGCATCATGA
- the tig gene encoding trigger factor, whose amino-acid sequence MKSSVEKLSDTRSKITVEVPFSELKPEIDQAYAALAQQVQIPGFRKGKAPRQLIDARFGRGAVLEQVVNDMLPNRYAQAIEAEGIKAIGQPNVEVTKIEDNELVEFVAEVDVRPEFELPKFEDITVEVPAIKADEEAIEAELETLRARFSTLKDHNHKLKKGEFVTINITASIDGEKIEEATTEGLSYEIGSDDLIDGLDKALIGAKKDETVEFTSELANGEHKGKEAQISVEITATKQRELPELDDEFAQLASEFDTIEELRESTVSDVEAKQKNEQAAAIRDEVLAAALGEADFALPQSIVDEQAHSQLHQLLGELAHDDAALNSLLEAQGTTREEFDKKNVEDAEKAVRTQLFLDTLSEVEEPEVSQQELTDHILFTAQSYGMDPNQFIGQLQQSGQIANLFSDVRRGKALAQAICRVNVKDSEGNEIDPKEYFGEEEVAETESEA is encoded by the coding sequence GTGAAGAGTTCTGTCGAGAAGCTGAGCGACACCCGTTCAAAGATCACCGTTGAGGTTCCATTTTCTGAACTGAAGCCAGAGATCGACCAGGCATACGCCGCTCTAGCGCAGCAAGTCCAGATCCCTGGTTTCCGTAAGGGCAAGGCACCGCGTCAGCTTATCGACGCACGCTTCGGCCGTGGTGCGGTTCTGGAGCAGGTTGTCAACGACATGCTTCCTAACCGCTACGCACAGGCAATCGAAGCTGAGGGCATCAAGGCAATCGGCCAGCCTAACGTAGAGGTCACCAAGATCGAAGACAACGAGCTCGTTGAGTTCGTCGCTGAGGTTGACGTTCGCCCAGAGTTCGAGCTTCCTAAGTTCGAGGACATCACTGTTGAGGTCCCAGCTATCAAGGCTGACGAAGAGGCAATCGAAGCAGAGCTCGAGACCCTGCGTGCACGTTTCTCCACCTTGAAGGATCACAACCACAAGCTGAAGAAGGGTGAGTTCGTCACCATCAACATCACCGCAAGCATTGACGGTGAGAAGATTGAAGAGGCAACCACTGAGGGTCTGTCCTACGAAATCGGATCTGACGATCTGATTGACGGCCTGGACAAGGCTCTGATCGGCGCTAAGAAGGATGAAACCGTAGAGTTCACCTCTGAGCTGGCAAACGGCGAGCACAAGGGCAAGGAAGCTCAAATCAGCGTTGAGATCACCGCAACCAAGCAGCGCGAGCTGCCTGAGCTGGATGATGAGTTCGCACAGCTGGCTTCTGAGTTCGACACCATCGAAGAGCTTCGTGAGTCCACCGTGTCTGACGTTGAGGCTAAGCAGAAGAACGAGCAGGCTGCTGCAATCCGCGACGAAGTTCTCGCTGCGGCTCTTGGCGAGGCTGACTTCGCTCTGCCACAGTCCATCGTTGACGAGCAGGCACACTCCCAGCTGCACCAGCTCCTCGGCGAGCTTGCACACGACGATGCTGCACTGAACTCCCTCCTTGAGGCTCAGGGCACCACTCGTGAAGAGTTCGACAAGAAGAACGTCGAAGATGCTGAGAAGGCTGTTCGCACCCAGCTGTTCCTGGACACCCTCTCTGAGGTTGAGGAGCCTGAGGTTTCCCAGCAGGAGCTCACCGACCACATCCTGTTCACCGCACAGTCTTACGGCATGGACCCAAACCAGTTCATCGGTCAGCTGCAGCAGTCCGGCCAGATCGCGAACCTCTTCTCCGACGTTCGCCGTGGCAAGGCTCTTGCACAGGCTATCTGCCGCGTAAACGTGAAGGACTCCGAGGGTAACGAGATCGACCCTAAGGAATACTTCGGTGAAGAAGAAGTAGCTGAGACTGAGTCTGAAGCTTAA
- the pepN gene encoding aminopeptidase N, with amino-acid sequence MTSTNLTRQEASDRSRLLSVENYDIALDLNNGDEFFSSSTVVSFTVRKAGDTFIDLRAASVEEVRLDNVSIKDEALTLGKNGYDETFGIALKGLTPGAHTLRVTASIPYSRTGEGLHRMVDPADNEVYLYTQFETADAKRMFACFDQPDLKATYDLNIKTPKGWKIISNSEQQVSTQHTDYDTHISRVDYPLSTYLIAVCAGRYHEVCDVWKGTLTHHAETPADQPTELTVPLALYCRSSLAKDLDAVRLFTETKQGFDWYHRNFGVAYPFGKYDQIFVPEFNAGAMENAGAVTIRDEYVFASKATRYRYERRAETILHELAHMWFGDLVTMQWWDDLWLNESFATWSAAISQAEETEYNTAWVTFANVEKSWAYQQDQLPSTHPVFSDGYDIETVDQNFDGITYAKGASVLKQLQAYVGREEFLAGVRRHFANHAWGNASFDDLLGALEQSSGRDLSDWANQWLKTTGINTLGAKFTTDNGKYTSFSVTQTGAAPGAGELRTHRIAVGLYKLVDGSLNRYARVELDCSGASTSVEEIVGLEQADFVLVNDDDLTYALLDLDDDSRNFVIDNIDKFSDPMPRTLVWSAAWEMTRAGQMKARDFIALVARGAAAETEIAVLERILAQATSALKSYADPAWAEATGNDLLADAFLEGARSAEPDSDTQLAFIQALAKATLNDAAADYFRDILAGNVEGLTVDPDLRWWALTALIARGDIEAVEDAIAAELSRDNSSASFLASLRAGAAVNTEEVKAAAYKHVTAVDSGLSNLELRHKIEGLTFTGSSELLQAYNEQYFEILDDVWANFSGEMAQQIVLGLFPSWNVSEEGLKRTDEFLDGEHVAGIKRIVSESLDRTARALRNRAADAA; translated from the coding sequence TTGACGTCCACTAATCTCACCCGACAGGAAGCTTCGGATCGTTCGAGGTTACTGAGTGTAGAAAACTATGACATTGCACTTGATCTCAACAACGGTGATGAGTTTTTTAGTTCCTCCACCGTTGTCAGCTTCACTGTCAGGAAGGCTGGCGATACCTTTATTGATCTCCGCGCAGCAAGCGTTGAGGAGGTTCGCCTGGACAATGTGTCCATCAAAGATGAGGCTCTAACCCTTGGCAAGAACGGCTACGACGAGACGTTCGGCATCGCCCTGAAGGGTCTTACTCCCGGCGCGCACACCTTGCGGGTAACGGCGTCTATCCCCTATTCCCGCACCGGTGAAGGCCTGCACCGCATGGTGGATCCAGCAGACAATGAGGTGTATTTGTACACCCAGTTTGAGACCGCCGATGCCAAGCGTATGTTCGCGTGTTTCGATCAGCCAGACCTCAAGGCTACCTATGATCTGAACATCAAAACTCCTAAGGGTTGGAAGATCATTTCCAACTCTGAGCAGCAGGTTTCCACTCAGCACACTGATTACGATACCCACATTTCCCGAGTGGACTATCCCCTCTCCACCTACCTGATTGCGGTGTGCGCGGGTCGTTACCACGAGGTGTGCGATGTCTGGAAGGGTACGCTCACCCACCATGCAGAAACACCTGCCGATCAGCCAACTGAGCTGACTGTTCCGCTTGCTCTCTACTGCCGCAGTTCTTTGGCTAAAGATCTTGATGCGGTGCGTCTGTTTACCGAAACGAAGCAGGGCTTTGATTGGTACCACCGCAACTTCGGTGTGGCGTACCCATTCGGCAAGTACGATCAGATCTTCGTCCCTGAATTTAATGCTGGCGCGATGGAGAACGCCGGCGCTGTCACCATCCGCGATGAGTACGTTTTTGCATCCAAGGCAACCCGTTACCGCTACGAGCGCCGCGCTGAAACCATCCTTCACGAGCTCGCTCACATGTGGTTCGGTGACCTGGTGACCATGCAGTGGTGGGATGATCTGTGGCTCAACGAGTCCTTCGCCACTTGGTCCGCGGCAATTTCTCAGGCTGAGGAAACTGAATACAACACTGCATGGGTGACTTTCGCCAATGTGGAGAAGTCGTGGGCGTACCAGCAGGATCAGCTGCCTTCCACCCACCCGGTGTTCTCTGACGGATACGACATTGAGACTGTCGACCAGAACTTCGACGGCATCACCTACGCAAAGGGCGCCTCGGTGCTCAAGCAGCTGCAGGCATACGTTGGCCGTGAGGAATTCCTGGCAGGCGTACGCAGGCACTTTGCCAACCACGCATGGGGCAACGCCAGCTTTGATGATCTGCTCGGCGCCCTCGAGCAGTCCTCCGGCCGCGACCTCTCCGACTGGGCAAACCAGTGGCTCAAGACCACCGGCATCAACACCCTCGGCGCAAAGTTCACCACCGACAACGGCAAATACACCTCCTTCTCCGTCACCCAGACCGGCGCCGCGCCGGGTGCCGGTGAGCTGCGGACTCACCGCATCGCGGTGGGTCTTTATAAGCTTGTCGACGGATCCCTCAACCGCTACGCACGAGTAGAACTTGACTGCAGTGGCGCGTCGACAAGCGTTGAAGAGATCGTTGGACTTGAGCAGGCTGACTTCGTGCTGGTCAACGATGATGATCTGACGTATGCGCTGCTGGATCTGGATGATGATTCACGCAATTTTGTCATCGACAATATTGATAAGTTCAGCGACCCTATGCCTCGCACGCTGGTGTGGTCCGCTGCGTGGGAGATGACTCGCGCTGGTCAGATGAAGGCTCGTGATTTCATCGCGCTGGTTGCTCGTGGCGCTGCTGCGGAAACTGAAATTGCTGTGCTGGAGCGCATTCTCGCGCAGGCTACCTCTGCGCTGAAGAGCTACGCCGACCCAGCGTGGGCAGAAGCAACTGGAAATGACCTGCTGGCCGATGCTTTCCTTGAGGGTGCTCGCTCCGCAGAACCAGACTCCGACACTCAGTTGGCGTTCATTCAGGCTCTGGCAAAAGCAACGCTCAATGATGCTGCTGCCGATTACTTCCGCGACATTCTTGCCGGCAACGTCGAAGGCCTGACCGTGGATCCTGACCTGCGTTGGTGGGCACTGACTGCGCTTATCGCCCGTGGTGACATCGAGGCTGTCGAAGATGCAATCGCCGCTGAACTTTCCCGCGACAACTCCAGTGCCTCCTTCCTCGCATCACTTCGAGCCGGTGCCGCTGTGAACACTGAAGAAGTGAAGGCTGCTGCATACAAGCATGTCACGGCAGTTGATAGTGGCCTATCCAACCTGGAGCTGCGCCACAAGATTGAAGGCCTCACATTCACTGGCTCTTCTGAACTGCTGCAAGCCTACAACGAGCAGTACTTCGAAATCCTTGATGATGTGTGGGCGAACTTCTCCGGCGAAATGGCACAGCAGATCGTCCTCGGACTGTTCCCTTCATGGAACGTTTCCGAAGAGGGTCTCAAGCGTACCGACGAGTTTCTTGATGGCGAACATGTCGCAGGCATCAAGCGAATTGTTTCCGAATCCCTCGACCGCACTGCCCGTGCTCTGCGCAACCGTGCGGCAGATGCTGCGTAA
- a CDS encoding serine hydrolase domain-containing protein: MRLKKQLLGSLLVVIVVLSIAVATTKQQKGFVTGQPTGALNLSDILDSEELGEYHLMSAAIITGNTVDFSGLGAGPDDPFEIASITKIFTGELLRLQIERGEITESTAVGDVLGERVADSLIRDITVEELANHTSGLPRLGNVGLRPFMATFFDKNPYKDLSADRVISISTTSKLNSRGEFHYSNLGFALLGQVLARNAGLTFDQLLDRDLLAPLNLNNTKLMTPESLAQDAPQGFSTPGKQVEAWEMDGFLPAAGLRSTARDMAVFCQYLFTKGPAPFTWQSLESAPEIVWHNGESFGYSSVLFFNTATTTAIFVAADVATSVFPIGHELLMANSTRQESK; this comes from the coding sequence ATGAGATTAAAGAAGCAGCTTCTTGGCAGCCTGTTAGTTGTCATCGTGGTTTTGTCCATCGCCGTAGCAACCACCAAACAACAAAAAGGCTTCGTCACAGGTCAGCCCACCGGTGCGCTTAACCTCTCCGACATCCTCGACTCCGAAGAACTTGGCGAGTATCACCTCATGTCAGCCGCCATCATCACTGGTAACACTGTAGATTTCAGCGGGCTCGGCGCAGGTCCAGACGACCCTTTTGAAATCGCATCGATTACGAAGATCTTCACCGGTGAGCTGCTTCGACTTCAGATTGAGCGAGGAGAGATCACAGAATCCACGGCCGTCGGAGACGTTCTTGGAGAACGTGTAGCCGACTCCCTCATCCGGGACATAACCGTGGAAGAACTAGCCAATCACACCAGCGGACTACCCCGTCTAGGCAATGTAGGACTTAGACCTTTTATGGCTACGTTCTTTGACAAGAATCCTTACAAAGACCTCTCTGCAGATCGAGTCATCTCTATCAGCACAACGTCCAAATTGAATTCGCGCGGAGAATTTCACTACTCAAATCTTGGTTTTGCTCTGCTTGGCCAAGTCCTTGCCCGCAATGCCGGTTTAACGTTTGACCAGCTCTTAGACCGTGATTTACTGGCACCACTCAACCTCAATAACACCAAGCTCATGACCCCAGAATCCCTCGCTCAAGATGCACCTCAAGGGTTCTCAACACCTGGCAAACAAGTCGAAGCGTGGGAGATGGATGGCTTTCTCCCCGCAGCTGGCCTGCGTTCCACCGCGCGCGACATGGCAGTTTTCTGTCAGTACTTATTCACAAAAGGCCCCGCCCCTTTCACCTGGCAATCCCTTGAATCGGCCCCTGAAATCGTCTGGCATAACGGAGAGTCCTTTGGATATAGTTCCGTACTCTTCTTTAACACCGCTACAACTACTGCCATCTTCGTTGCTGCCGACGTTGCCACATCTGTCTTCCCAATTGGTCACGAGCTTTTAATGGCAAACTCCACTAGGCAGGAATCAAAATGA
- a CDS encoding ATP-dependent Clp protease proteolytic subunit produces the protein MSDIRMAAQGGPGFGNDVFDRLLSERIIFLGSQVDDEIANKLCAQILLLSAEDPTRDISLYINSPGGSVTAGMAIYDTMKYSPCDIATYGMGLAASMGQFLLSGGTKGKRFALPHARIMMHQPSAGVGGTAADIAIQAEQFAATKREMAQLIAEHTGQTFEQISKDSDRDRWFTAQEAKDYGLVDHVITLAEGPISN, from the coding sequence ATGAGCGATATTCGTATGGCAGCCCAGGGTGGGCCTGGTTTCGGAAATGACGTCTTTGATCGCCTCCTGAGTGAGCGCATCATTTTCCTGGGAAGCCAGGTAGACGATGAGATTGCAAACAAGCTATGCGCTCAGATCCTGCTGCTGTCCGCTGAGGATCCAACCAGGGACATCTCCCTGTACATTAACTCCCCAGGTGGCTCCGTCACCGCAGGCATGGCAATTTATGACACCATGAAATACTCCCCATGCGACATCGCAACCTACGGCATGGGCCTGGCAGCATCCATGGGCCAGTTCCTGCTTTCCGGTGGCACTAAGGGCAAGCGTTTCGCATTGCCACACGCACGTATCATGATGCACCAGCCTTCCGCTGGTGTTGGTGGTACCGCAGCTGATATCGCTATCCAGGCTGAGCAGTTCGCAGCCACCAAGCGTGAAATGGCCCAGCTGATCGCTGAGCACACCGGCCAGACCTTTGAGCAGATCTCCAAGGATTCCGATCGTGACCGCTGGTTCACTGCACAGGAAGCTAAGGATTACGGACTTGTTGACCACGTGATTACCTTGGCTGAAGGCCCAATCAGCAACTAG